One part of the Dyadobacter sp. 676 genome encodes these proteins:
- a CDS encoding D-alanine--D-alanine ligase encodes MECINQIIRHAYRNFFWGGPSREREISFAGGKTAFEYLDKSLFEPVPVFVDSFGGFILLQKELMYSSEIREFYPAPGVQKDGFKAYIESFPELAAAEVPGEAGRLIAPAEFKNHFDFAFLAMHGPDCEDGAIQGLLEWYKIPYSGPGLMGSAVGIDKILQNEMIALVNGQEKKSWTLKYSQWVPKDYPLLFQVLRKHLGLPLVIKAPHQGSSIGVAIVKGDSLEEFVSAVNQCFFQTELDAETWKALDEAEKLAWAQKIANLDEGIGFPVILGDKTIYHPTTLISELEIHFSGGNSHALLSSSNAEDQVLIEEFVNGQEFSCGCIQFDDGSPLALPPSEVIKMVEVFDFNTKYKPGASRKRTPVDTTLEKNREIQQMIAATFQQLGINSCVRIDGFLTENGTILLHDPNTIPGMSPTSFIFKQMAEIGLNVTQALTYLIRQSLRERIRTGKQTWALRALLEKLDHRIAAHVAAAKPEEYIVFDSTDEAYTEARRRYGLLNAEGKVRPVPVLKAADGHFYKLPNPLMFKEYVSDVEALLHAERHPLLVETSQKAAPLTAFFAGQVSYDITRIDDPALLS; translated from the coding sequence TTGGAATGCATTAATCAGATTATCAGACATGCGTATCGGAATTTTTTTTGGGGGGGGCCCTCCCGCGAAAGGGAGATATCATTTGCAGGTGGCAAAACGGCATTTGAATACCTCGACAAGTCACTTTTTGAGCCGGTACCGGTTTTTGTGGACAGTTTCGGCGGGTTTATCCTCCTGCAAAAGGAATTGATGTATTCGTCCGAAATCCGCGAGTTCTATCCAGCGCCCGGCGTACAAAAAGATGGCTTTAAAGCTTATATAGAATCCTTTCCCGAACTGGCCGCGGCGGAAGTTCCCGGAGAGGCGGGAAGGTTAATCGCGCCCGCGGAATTCAAAAACCATTTCGACTTCGCATTTCTGGCAATGCATGGTCCGGACTGCGAAGACGGAGCCATTCAGGGGCTGCTTGAATGGTATAAAATTCCTTACAGCGGACCGGGTTTGATGGGTTCTGCCGTGGGAATCGATAAAATATTACAAAACGAGATGATCGCCCTGGTGAATGGCCAGGAAAAAAAGAGCTGGACGCTTAAATACAGCCAGTGGGTCCCGAAGGATTACCCGTTGTTGTTCCAGGTTTTGAGAAAGCACCTGGGGCTGCCTCTGGTGATCAAAGCGCCCCACCAGGGTTCTTCTATCGGTGTAGCCATTGTGAAAGGGGATTCGCTGGAAGAGTTCGTTTCTGCTGTAAACCAATGCTTTTTCCAGACCGAGCTCGATGCTGAAACGTGGAAAGCGCTGGATGAAGCGGAAAAACTGGCCTGGGCGCAGAAAATCGCGAACCTGGACGAGGGCATCGGCTTTCCGGTTATTCTGGGCGACAAAACGATTTACCACCCTACAACATTGATCAGTGAACTGGAAATCCATTTCTCGGGCGGCAATTCACATGCGTTACTGAGCAGTTCCAATGCGGAGGACCAGGTATTGATCGAAGAATTTGTGAACGGTCAGGAGTTTTCCTGCGGGTGCATCCAGTTCGACGACGGTTCGCCGCTCGCATTACCGCCGAGCGAGGTGATTAAAATGGTGGAGGTTTTTGATTTTAATACAAAATATAAGCCCGGCGCAAGTCGCAAGCGCACTCCAGTGGATACTACGCTCGAAAAGAACCGGGAAATCCAACAAATGATCGCGGCCACGTTCCAGCAGTTGGGGATCAACTCATGCGTGCGGATTGACGGCTTCCTAACCGAAAACGGCACTATCCTGCTCCACGACCCGAACACCATTCCGGGAATGTCGCCGACCTCATTCATTTTCAAACAAATGGCCGAAATTGGCCTGAATGTGACCCAGGCGCTGACTTACCTGATCCGCCAATCGCTGCGCGAGCGCATACGCACCGGCAAGCAAACGTGGGCACTCCGCGCGTTGCTCGAAAAGCTCGATCATCGTATTGCCGCCCATGTTGCGGCTGCCAAACCGGAAGAATACATTGTTTTCGATTCTACCGACGAAGCTTACACGGAAGCCCGCCGCCGTTACGGCCTGCTGAATGCCGAAGGAAAGGTAAGGCCGGTCCCTGTTCTCAAAGCCGCGGACGGACATTTCTATAAGCTACCGAACCCGTTGATGTTCAAGGAATATGTCTCGGATGTAGAGGCGTTGCTGCATGCGGAACGGCATCCGTTGCTGGTTGAAACCTCGCAGAAAGCGGCTCCCCTTACCGCCTTTTTTGCAGGTCAGGTCTCCTACGATATTACCCGAATAGACGACCCTGCATTGTTATCGTAA
- the apbC gene encoding iron-sulfur cluster carrier protein ApbC: protein MGEFTINKEKVLQALSTVEEPDLKKDLVTLGMIQDIEIGVNQVRFTVVLTTPACPLKELIRKNCENAIHEHLSPDVEVIIKLTANVTTTRHTGPLIPGVKNVIAISSGKGGVGKSTVTANLAMALHRSGAKVGIIDADIFGPSIPVMFGAENMQPTITPKDGKNFINPIRQYGIKMMSIGFLTPPDSAVVWRGPMASQALRQFFGDTDWGELDYLLIDLPPGTSDIHLTLVQTVPVTGAVVVTTPQKVALADAVKGLSMFKQPQINVPVLGIIENMAWFTPEELPGHQYHIFGKGGGQSLADKFEVPLLGQIPLVQGIREAGDDGRPAVMDTNPIVNEAFMNAAEALAQQVAIRNASREKTKAVEIQV from the coding sequence ATGGGAGAATTTACAATTAATAAGGAAAAAGTATTACAGGCATTGAGTACTGTGGAAGAGCCTGATCTGAAAAAAGATCTGGTGACGCTCGGTATGATCCAGGATATAGAAATAGGTGTAAACCAGGTGCGGTTTACGGTAGTGCTTACAACACCCGCTTGCCCTCTTAAAGAACTGATCAGAAAGAATTGCGAGAACGCAATCCACGAACACCTGAGCCCCGATGTCGAGGTGATCATCAAGCTTACCGCGAATGTAACTACGACCCGCCATACAGGCCCGCTAATCCCCGGCGTGAAAAACGTGATCGCGATCTCGTCCGGTAAAGGAGGGGTAGGGAAGTCTACGGTAACAGCCAACCTCGCAATGGCATTGCACCGCTCCGGCGCGAAGGTGGGTATTATCGACGCCGATATTTTCGGCCCCTCGATTCCGGTGATGTTTGGTGCGGAGAATATGCAGCCCACGATTACGCCGAAGGACGGAAAGAATTTTATCAACCCGATCCGTCAGTACGGTATCAAAATGATGTCGATCGGTTTCCTGACGCCGCCCGACAGCGCGGTTGTGTGGCGGGGCCCGATGGCGAGCCAGGCATTGCGCCAGTTCTTCGGCGATACCGACTGGGGCGAGCTCGATTACCTGCTCATCGACCTGCCGCCCGGCACCAGCGACATTCACCTGACGCTCGTGCAGACCGTTCCGGTAACGGGCGCCGTGGTGGTTACGACACCCCAGAAAGTGGCGTTGGCCGATGCCGTGAAAGGATTGTCGATGTTCAAACAGCCACAGATTAACGTGCCTGTTCTGGGTATAATTGAAAATATGGCGTGGTTTACGCCCGAAGAATTGCCCGGTCACCAATATCATATTTTCGGAAAAGGCGGCGGACAATCGCTGGCCGATAAATTCGAGGTGCCTTTGCTTGGACAAATCCCATTGGTACAGGGCATTCGCGAGGCGGGCGACGATGGCCGGCCGGCCGTAATGGACACCAACCCGATCGTGAACGAGGCATTCATGAATGCGGCGGAGGCGTTGGCGCAGCAGGTGGCGATCCGGAATGCGTCGCGTGAGAAGACAAAAGCTGTTGAAATCCAGGTTTGA
- a CDS encoding glucosidase, with the protein MAQGAEKVRLSLQKENKGWKKWGPYLSERQWGTVREDYSGNGDAWNYITHEMALSKAYRWGEDGIGGFSDNKQHICLSFAFWNHKDKILKERIFGLTNRESNHGEDVKEMYYYLDSTPTHSYTKMLYKYPQQPFPYDKLRQENGRRGKQDPEYEIMDTGVFDNDEYFDIFIEHAKADEEDILMKVTVFNRGANEAPITVLPQILFRNTWSWGYEAFNYKPIMNGISNRLIEVTHRKHGKYNLYLDGADELLFCENETNFKKLYGTANNTAYPKDGINDYIVSGQKTNTVNPNNIGTKAAARFTRTVKGGESATFRLRFVNHSISEPFGGFEDLFNKRIREADEFYDDLQRDVADGDLRSIQRQSYAGMLWSKQFYYYNVYEWLKGDPAQPGPNQGRKWGRNSGWKHLYAANIISMPDKWEYPWFAAWDLAFHCVPLARVDADFAKRQLEILLREYYMHPNGQIPAYEWNFSDVNPPVHGWATWKVYEIDREQNNGVGDIEFLEKIFHKLLLNFTWWVNQKDDTGNNIFSGGFLGLDNIGVFDRSTPMPFGGKLQQADATGWMAMYTLNMLRISVEIALVHGVYQDMASKFFEHFLHIAGAMESIGGKNQSISLWDEEDQFYYDVIHIPNGQSILLKVRSIVGLIPLFAVEILDPQNLDKLPVFKRRVEWVLANRPDLARLISRWFESGKGENRLLSILRGHRMKMIMKRMLDESEFLSDYGVRALSKYHEENPYKFYINGEVLQVDYTPAEALTDIMGGNSNWRGPIWFPLNYLIFDSLMKFHTYYGEDFMIEYPTNSGNLTTIKDAALAIACRLIDIFKKDSEGKRAVYGHDEKMQKDPHFNEHVLFYEYFHGDNGRGCGASHQTGWTGLVAELIHKTAREQFSTVEKEPVEIGK; encoded by the coding sequence ATGGCACAAGGAGCTGAAAAAGTTAGGTTAAGTCTTCAAAAAGAAAATAAGGGATGGAAAAAATGGGGACCTTATCTGTCGGAGCGCCAATGGGGTACAGTACGGGAGGATTATAGCGGCAATGGCGACGCCTGGAACTACATTACCCATGAAATGGCCCTTTCCAAAGCGTACCGGTGGGGCGAGGACGGAATCGGTGGTTTTTCTGACAACAAGCAACATATATGTCTTTCGTTCGCTTTCTGGAACCATAAAGACAAAATACTGAAAGAGCGGATTTTCGGTCTAACCAACCGGGAGTCGAATCATGGGGAAGATGTGAAGGAGATGTATTATTATCTGGATAGCACGCCCACGCATTCCTACACCAAAATGCTTTATAAATACCCGCAGCAGCCATTTCCGTATGACAAGCTGCGTCAGGAAAACGGGCGCCGGGGCAAGCAGGACCCGGAGTATGAAATCATGGACACCGGCGTGTTCGATAACGACGAGTATTTCGATATTTTCATCGAGCACGCCAAGGCCGATGAAGAAGATATCCTGATGAAGGTGACGGTTTTTAACCGGGGTGCGAACGAAGCGCCGATTACGGTGCTGCCGCAAATCCTGTTCCGCAATACCTGGTCGTGGGGCTACGAGGCATTCAACTACAAGCCGATCATGAACGGTATTTCCAACCGCCTCATCGAAGTAACGCATCGGAAACACGGAAAATACAATCTCTACCTCGACGGTGCGGACGAATTGCTGTTCTGCGAGAACGAGACGAACTTCAAAAAACTTTACGGCACGGCTAACAATACCGCTTACCCGAAGGATGGCATTAACGACTACATCGTCAGCGGCCAGAAAACCAATACCGTCAATCCGAACAACATCGGCACGAAAGCGGCTGCGCGTTTTACGAGGACCGTCAAGGGTGGCGAAAGCGCCACTTTCCGGCTGCGTTTTGTAAACCATTCGATTTCCGAACCATTCGGAGGCTTTGAGGACCTGTTTAATAAAAGAATCCGCGAAGCCGACGAGTTTTACGACGATTTGCAGCGCGATGTGGCGGATGGCGACCTGCGTTCGATCCAGCGGCAATCGTACGCCGGGATGCTCTGGAGCAAGCAGTTTTACTATTATAATGTATACGAATGGCTGAAAGGCGATCCCGCGCAACCGGGGCCTAATCAGGGCCGGAAATGGGGCCGTAACTCGGGCTGGAAGCATCTTTATGCCGCCAATATCATCTCAATGCCCGATAAATGGGAGTACCCGTGGTTCGCGGCCTGGGATTTGGCCTTTCATTGCGTACCGCTGGCAAGGGTAGACGCCGATTTTGCGAAAAGGCAACTCGAAATCCTACTGCGCGAGTACTATATGCACCCGAACGGGCAAATACCCGCGTATGAATGGAACTTCTCCGATGTGAACCCGCCTGTACACGGCTGGGCAACCTGGAAAGTTTATGAAATAGACCGCGAGCAAAACAACGGAGTAGGAGATATCGAATTTTTGGAAAAAATATTCCATAAATTGCTCCTGAACTTTACGTGGTGGGTCAACCAGAAAGACGACACGGGCAACAACATTTTCAGCGGAGGCTTCCTCGGACTCGATAATATCGGCGTATTCGACCGCTCGACTCCCATGCCTTTCGGCGGAAAACTGCAACAAGCCGACGCCACGGGCTGGATGGCTATGTATACGCTGAATATGCTGCGTATTTCGGTGGAGATCGCGCTCGTGCACGGAGTTTACCAGGACATGGCTTCCAAGTTCTTCGAGCACTTCCTGCACATTGCGGGCGCCATGGAGTCGATCGGCGGGAAAAACCAGTCGATCAGCCTCTGGGACGAGGAGGACCAGTTCTATTACGACGTGATCCACATCCCCAACGGTCAGAGCATTTTGTTGAAGGTGCGGTCTATTGTAGGACTGATCCCGCTTTTTGCGGTCGAAATCCTCGATCCCCAGAACCTGGACAAGCTGCCTGTCTTTAAACGCCGCGTCGAATGGGTGCTGGCGAACCGCCCGGACCTGGCACGCTTGATTTCGAGGTGGTTCGAATCCGGCAAAGGAGAAAACAGGCTGCTGTCGATCCTGCGGGGGCACCGGATGAAGATGATCATGAAGCGGATGCTGGACGAAAGCGAGTTCCTCTCGGATTACGGCGTTCGCGCATTGTCCAAATACCACGAGGAAAACCCATACAAATTTTACATCAACGGGGAGGTTTTGCAGGTAGATTACACTCCTGCGGAAGCCCTGACCGACATTATGGGTGGAAATTCGAACTGGCGGGGCCCGATCTGGTTCCCGCTGAACTACCTGATTTTCGATTCGTTGATGAAATTTCATACCTATTACGGGGAGGATTTCATGATCGAGTACCCTACGAATTCCGGTAACCTCACGACGATCAAGGATGCCGCGCTCGCCATTGCCTGTCGCCTGATCGACATTTTCAAGAAGGACTCGGAAGGCAAGCGTGCGGTTTACGGGCACGATGAGAAAATGCAGAAGGACCCTCACTTTAACGAGCACGTGCTTTTTTACGAATATTTCCACGGCGACAACGGTCGTGGCTGTGGTGCCAGCCATCAGACGGGCTGGACTGGCCTTGTTGCGGAGCTTATTCACAAAACCGCCAGGGAACAATTCTCGACCGTAGAGAAGGAACCGGTAGAGATCGGTAAGTAA
- a CDS encoding glycoside hydrolase family 16 protein, giving the protein MISQANVLFRRVGAAICIITISVSAGCAQPSEKPRTATHQYKFAPTPSWQDEFNYTGKPDATKWSYDLGDHGWGNNELENYTDKVENARVENGNLVIAAIKEPSGKQQYSSARLVSKGKGDFLYGKFEIRAKLPKGRGTWPAIWMLASENDYGNKGWPDNGEIDIMEHVGFDQDRVHGNIHTKAFNHAIKTNKGNNVVVKGLSEDFHVYTCEWTPESITILVDNNAYFTFKKEASYQWPEWPFDKPFHLILNIAVGGNWGGQKGVDDSIFPQKMIVDYVRVYPLVTK; this is encoded by the coding sequence ATGATCTCGCAAGCTAATGTGCTATTCCGAAGAGTGGGAGCGGCAATTTGTATCATCACAATTTCTGTTTCAGCTGGCTGCGCTCAGCCCTCGGAAAAACCCAGGACAGCCACACATCAATACAAATTCGCCCCTACCCCATCCTGGCAGGATGAATTCAATTACACCGGCAAGCCCGACGCCACCAAATGGAGCTACGACCTCGGCGACCATGGCTGGGGGAATAATGAGCTGGAAAACTACACGGACAAGGTCGAAAACGCCAGGGTAGAGAATGGTAACCTGGTGATTGCGGCCATTAAGGAGCCATCAGGAAAGCAGCAATACAGTTCGGCAAGGCTGGTTTCGAAGGGCAAGGGAGATTTTTTATATGGAAAGTTCGAGATCCGGGCGAAGTTGCCCAAAGGGCGTGGGACGTGGCCCGCGATCTGGATGCTGGCGAGCGAAAACGATTATGGCAATAAAGGCTGGCCGGACAACGGGGAAATAGATATCATGGAGCACGTCGGGTTTGATCAGGACCGCGTCCATGGAAATATCCATACGAAGGCGTTTAACCATGCTATCAAAACCAATAAAGGCAACAATGTGGTGGTAAAGGGCCTTTCGGAAGATTTTCATGTATACACCTGCGAGTGGACGCCCGAAAGCATCACTATCCTGGTTGATAACAACGCCTATTTCACCTTCAAAAAAGAAGCTTCGTACCAATGGCCCGAATGGCCGTTCGACAAGCCGTTTCACTTAATTTTAAACATTGCCGTCGGAGGCAACTGGGGTGGACAAAAGGGCGTGGATGACAGCATTTTCCCACAAAAAATGATAGTCGATTATGTCCGGGTATACCCGCTCGTGACGAAATAA
- a CDS encoding NifU family protein, whose protein sequence is MDSKEKTIELIEQALETVRPYLHADGGDVKFVELTDDMIVKLELQGSCQSCPMSAMTFRAGLEESIRRAVPHITKVVSSNVPELA, encoded by the coding sequence ATGGATTCAAAAGAAAAAACCATAGAACTAATCGAGCAGGCGCTCGAAACGGTGCGTCCTTATCTGCATGCGGATGGAGGCGATGTGAAATTTGTGGAGCTGACGGACGATATGATTGTAAAGCTGGAACTGCAAGGGTCCTGCCAAAGCTGTCCGATGAGTGCAATGACTTTCAGGGCCGGCCTGGAAGAATCGATCCGAAGGGCGGTGCCTCACATTACCAAAGTTGTTTCTTCGAATGTGCCCGAGCTGGCATAA
- a CDS encoding phospho-sugar mutase codes for MTAKLEPNVMTKVSSWLNGDYDIDTKQSIQQLIDEGNDTELTDAFYKDLEFGTGGLRGLIGIGSNRMNRYTVGSATQGLANYLNKAFPNEEKSVAVAYDSRIKSDEFAKIIADIFSANGISVYLFEGLRPTPELSFAIRLLGCKSGVVVTASHNPKEYNGYKAYWTDGSQVVAPHDKNIIEEVNAITSIDQVKFDGDASKITKIGAEVDEKYINHILSLSISKGALERQKDLKIVYTPLHGTGVTLVPQLLARMGFEAVTVIEEQAEPKGNGQFPTVVYPNPEESEAMSKAVEKAKEIDADLVMGTDPDSDRVGIAVKNHHGEIQLLNGNQTASVLIYYLLNAWKDAGKLTGTQFVCKTIVTTDLIDKMAAAYDVKCYNTLTGFKYIAQVIREKEGKEQFIGGGEESYGYLIGDAVRDKDAIASCAMIAELTAYAKDKGLSLFDMLMEIYKQFGFYYEGLISLTKKGKSGADEIQQMMADFRANPPKTIAGSPVVRMDDYKALTTTDFKSGNTDSIPSGEMGIESSNVLQFFTEDGTKFTCRPSGTEPKIKFYVGVRAALEKNEDFDSVYASLKEKVKAIGEELNLK; via the coding sequence ATGACTGCAAAATTGGAACCGAATGTGATGACCAAAGTGAGCAGCTGGCTCAATGGTGATTATGATATCGATACAAAACAATCCATTCAACAGCTGATCGATGAGGGCAACGACACTGAACTGACTGACGCATTTTACAAAGACCTCGAATTCGGAACAGGTGGACTCAGGGGGCTTATAGGCATCGGTTCCAACCGTATGAACCGCTATACGGTAGGCTCTGCGACGCAGGGTTTGGCGAATTATCTCAACAAAGCATTCCCCAACGAAGAGAAAAGCGTGGCCGTAGCTTACGACAGCCGTATCAAGTCGGATGAGTTTGCGAAGATCATAGCGGATATTTTCTCGGCCAACGGCATTTCGGTATACCTTTTCGAAGGCCTGCGCCCGACACCGGAGCTTTCGTTCGCGATCCGTTTGCTCGGTTGCAAAAGCGGGGTGGTAGTGACCGCATCCCATAACCCGAAGGAATACAATGGCTACAAAGCTTACTGGACCGACGGTTCTCAGGTAGTTGCGCCGCACGATAAGAATATTATCGAGGAAGTGAATGCGATCACATCCATCGATCAGGTGAAATTCGACGGTGACGCCTCTAAAATTACCAAAATCGGCGCCGAGGTCGACGAGAAATATATCAACCACATTCTTTCGCTCTCGATCTCGAAAGGTGCTTTGGAACGCCAGAAAGACCTGAAAATCGTTTACACGCCGTTGCACGGAACGGGTGTCACCCTGGTACCGCAATTGCTGGCCAGGATGGGTTTCGAAGCGGTAACCGTGATCGAGGAGCAGGCCGAACCAAAAGGCAACGGGCAATTCCCGACGGTCGTTTATCCTAACCCGGAAGAAAGCGAAGCGATGTCCAAAGCCGTTGAAAAGGCGAAGGAAATAGATGCGGACCTGGTAATGGGCACCGACCCCGACTCGGACCGCGTTGGTATCGCGGTAAAGAACCACCACGGAGAAATCCAGCTCCTGAACGGCAACCAGACGGCCAGCGTCCTTATTTACTATCTTCTGAATGCATGGAAAGACGCCGGCAAACTTACGGGAACCCAGTTCGTATGTAAAACCATCGTTACCACCGACCTGATCGACAAAATGGCGGCGGCTTACGATGTGAAGTGCTATAACACGCTCACCGGTTTTAAATATATCGCACAGGTAATTCGTGAGAAAGAAGGCAAGGAACAATTTATCGGTGGCGGCGAAGAGAGCTACGGCTACCTCATTGGCGATGCCGTGCGCGACAAGGATGCGATCGCTTCCTGCGCTATGATCGCCGAGCTGACGGCCTATGCCAAAGACAAGGGGTTGAGTCTCTTCGATATGCTGATGGAAATCTATAAACAGTTTGGTTTCTATTATGAAGGGTTGATCTCACTCACTAAAAAAGGCAAATCGGGTGCGGACGAAATCCAGCAAATGATGGCCGATTTCCGGGCTAACCCGCCTAAAACTATCGCGGGGTCGCCTGTCGTAAGAATGGACGATTACAAAGCGCTGACCACGACCGATTTCAAATCGGGCAATACCGATTCCATTCCATCGGGTGAAATGGGCATCGAATCATCGAACGTGTTGCAGTTTTTCACCGAAGACGGTACAAAATTCACCTGCCGCCCGTCGGGTACCGAGCCGAAGATCAAGTTTTACGTAGGCGTACGTGCTGCGTTGGAAAAGAATGAGGATTTCGATAGCGTATATGCTTCGCTGAAAGAGAAAGTGAAGGCGATCGGGGAAGAGTTGAATTTAAAATAG
- a CDS encoding GSCFA domain-containing protein, whose amino-acid sequence MKEIKLRTEVALDPPDWKIDHQTKILTIGSCFAEVLGGQLAGYKFDVLNNSLGTVFNPLTICKILDSAVEEKRPNPALFLQNPDHIWLHHDFHSSQWANGQGALDAQLSDRLDEIREFLSETGLLVITLGTAYAYRHRKTNLIVGNCHKMPADRFIKELLHPDQIAIAFEQLIQKLIPFNRKLRIMLTVSPVRHTRDTLSLNQVSKSTLRLVCHRLSEKYKHVDYFPSYEIMVDELRDYRFYKEDLIHPGATAEEYIFNVFAENYIDAGSVKLMKEWAPIRDSLAHRPLHGLTQGHLKMLKSLWSKLNALSRNLDVSAEMEEVERRIGEFPGM is encoded by the coding sequence ATGAAGGAAATAAAGCTGCGTACCGAGGTTGCCCTGGATCCCCCCGACTGGAAGATTGACCATCAGACCAAAATACTGACCATCGGCTCCTGTTTTGCCGAAGTGCTGGGTGGCCAGCTGGCTGGTTATAAGTTCGATGTGCTCAATAATTCGTTAGGGACGGTGTTTAACCCGCTGACGATCTGTAAAATACTGGATAGCGCGGTAGAGGAGAAAAGGCCGAACCCCGCATTGTTCCTCCAAAATCCGGATCACATCTGGCTGCATCACGATTTTCATTCGTCGCAATGGGCTAATGGACAGGGGGCGCTGGATGCGCAGCTTTCGGACAGGCTGGACGAAATCCGGGAATTTTTGAGCGAAACCGGTTTACTGGTGATCACATTGGGCACGGCTTACGCCTATCGGCACCGGAAAACGAACCTGATCGTCGGTAACTGCCATAAAATGCCCGCCGATCGGTTCATTAAAGAGCTCCTGCATCCCGACCAGATTGCCATCGCATTTGAACAGCTCATCCAGAAGCTAATCCCGTTCAACCGCAAGCTACGCATTATGCTTACGGTAAGCCCGGTGCGCCACACGCGCGATACACTGTCGCTTAACCAGGTAAGCAAGTCGACGTTGCGCCTCGTATGCCACCGGCTTTCCGAGAAATACAAGCATGTGGATTACTTTCCGTCGTACGAGATCATGGTTGACGAGCTCCGCGACTACCGGTTTTATAAAGAAGACCTGATCCATCCGGGTGCGACGGCGGAGGAATATATTTTCAATGTTTTTGCGGAAAACTATATCGATGCCGGTTCGGTGAAGCTCATGAAAGAATGGGCGCCCATCCGGGACAGCCTGGCGCACCGGCCATTGCACGGCCTCACACAGGGGCATCTGAAAATGTTGAAATCGCTGTGGAGCAAGCTTAATGCGCTTTCGCGAAATCTGGACGTTTCCGCGGAAATGGAGGAAGTGGAGCGGAGGATCGGAGAATTTCCCGGAATGTGA